GGAGGGGTCTCTAAATTTGTCAAAACAACGCAAGAGAATGATTTTAAAATAACCGCTTCTCAGCTTAAAGAAGCCGTTTCTTCAAAAACGAAAGTTTTGATCCTTAATTCTCCGTCTAATCCGACGGGGATGATCTATTCAAAAGCTGAGTTGCAGGAAATTGCCGATATTTGCGTGTCTAAGAATATTTTTGTAATTAGCGATGAGATCTATGAAAAACTCACTTATGAAGATAAGCCATATATTTCGATTGCGTCGTTGGGAAAAGAGATCTATGATCTAACCGCGACTGTTAACGGTGTTTCGAAGGCTTACTCTATGACCGGCTGGCGCATTGGATATTGCGCGGCGTCCAAAGAGATCATTGGTTATGTAAATCGCTTCCAAGACCACAGCACGTCCAATCCTTCGTCGATCAGTCAAATGGCGGCCTTAGCAGCCCTTCAGGCCTCCGAAGAAAGCATTGCTGCCATGCGTCAAGAGTTTAAAAAACGCCGCGACTTGATGGTGTCATGTTTGAGAAATATTCCGGAAATAAGCTTTACCGTTCCTCAGGGCGCTTTTTATGTTTTTTGCAATATTGAAAAACTGGGAATGGATTCTGTTACGGTCGCTAAACGCATTTTAGATGAAGTCAGCGTGGCGATCATTCCCGGCGATGGATTTGGCGCTGATGAATATGTCCGTTTAAGCTTTGCGACATCCAGCGAGCGGATCACGGAAGGTATCAAGCGCATCGAAAACTGGGTGAAAGCATTACCCCGGAAATAATTTATTCTGAAAATTCACTTCGGCGATCTAACAGCAACGGGAGGGAATAGATATGGAATTAAGAGATTTATTGCTTTTGACGGTCCAGAAAAAAGCGTCCGATTTACATCTTACTGAAAATACCCCTCCGGTTTTGCGCATTGACGGTAATTTAGTTCTCTACAAGGCCGCTCCGTTGTCGCGCGATGAAATCAAAAAGATGGTCTACAGCATGCTTTCGGACTATCAAAAAGAAAAATTTGAAAAAGAGCTGGAGCTAGATTTTTCTCTAGCGCTTCCCGGCTTGGATCGTTTTCGTGCCAATATTCATATTCAACGTAGTTCCGTTGAAGTGGCGTTTCGCCGTATCCCGCTTTTTATTCCCAATATTGATGAATTGGGACTCCCTTCGGTTGTTCCGGATTTTGCCCGCAAACCCAATGGGCTTGTACTGGTCACGGGGCCGACAGGTATGGGAAAAACGACAACCCTGGCATCCATGATCGATCTGATCAATAATGAGCGCTCTTCTTTGATCATCTGTATCGAAGATCCTATCGAGTATATTCATTACAATAAGAAGTGTATTATTAAACAACGCGAAGTACATAGCGATACGCATTCGTTCTCCGAGGCGCTAAAACGTTGTTTGCGTCAAGACCCCGATGTTATTGTCGTCGGAGAAATGAGAGATTTGGAAACCATCGGAACAGCTTTAACGGCAGCGGAAACAGGCCATTTGGTTCTAGCAACTTTGCACACGCCTGACGCTCCCCAGACGGTTCAGCGTATCATTGATGTTTTTCCTCCGCATCAACAACAGCAAGTCAAGCTGCAGCTTTCCGACTGTCTTCAGGGTGTTGTTTCACAGCTTCTTTTACCGCGTGCCAGCGGACACGGACGGGTTTTGGCGACCGAGATCATGACCGTTACGCCGGGAATTCGTAATCTCATTCGTGAACAAGCTATTGAGCAGATCCCAACGGCTATTCAAACTGGCGGCCAATACGGCATGAAATCGATGGATAAATCTCTCAAAGAGCTTTATCAATCCGGCGTGATCAATTATGAAGTTGCTTTGAGCAAAACAAAAAATCCCGAAGAGTTTCGTCAACTATAATTTTTAAAGGCTTCGTTTATGTCTTACAATGTAACGCTTATTCCCGGTGATGGCATTGGCCCCGAAGTGGCTTTTGCAATGAAGAAATGCATTGACGCGACGGGCGTTAAAATAAATTGGGACGAACAGCCCTCGGGTGAATCTGCTATTAAAGAATTTGGAACGCCGTTACCGGAACAAACCCTCGCCTCGGTTCGAAAAAATAAAGTTGCTATTAAAGGCCCCATTGCTACGCCTGTCGGTAAAGGTTTTCGATCAGTTAATGTTCAACTGCGCCAAGCGTTGGATCTGTTCGCCTGTGTTCGTCCGGCAAAATATTTTGAAGGCGCCAAATCCATTGTCAAAAATATTGACCTGGTCATTGTTAGAGAGAACACCGAAGACCTTTATGCCGGAATTGAATTTGACTTAAAAAGTAAAGAGGCCTTACATCTTATTAAAGAGATCAATGCGCTTTCTTCTCGGAAAATCAATGATGACGCGGCCATTTCCATAAAACCTATTTCTGTTTCTGCGTCGCGGCGTATTATAAAATATGCATTTGATTATGCGGTTACGCACAATCGCCGGAAGGTGACAGCGGTTCATAAAGCTAATATCATGAAGTTTTCCGACGGATTATTCTTAAGAATAGCCAGGGAAGTTGCCGAAGAGTACAAAGGAAAAATCGAATTTGAAGATGTTATTGTCGACAATATGTGTATGCAACTTGTTCAGCGGGCTAACTTTTTCGATGTTTTAGTTTTACCAAATCTTTATGGCGATATTGTCTCCGACCTATGCGCGGGGCTTATTGGCGGTTTGGGAATTGCTCCGGGAGCTAATATCGGAGATTCCATTGCTTTGTTTGAACCGGTCCATGGCTCGGCTCCGAAATATGCCGGGAAAAATAAAGTTAATCCGACGGCAACTATTCTTTCCGGGGTTTTAATGCTGGAGCATATTAAAGAGAAAGAAGCAGCCCAGCGGTTGGAGGCGGCTGTTCGCGCTGTTATCAAAGCAGGCAAATTTGTTACCTATGACCTAAAGCCTGATCGCAATGATTCATCATCGGTTGGAACTTCTGAAATGGCTGACGCGATTTGCAAAGAATTGCGTTCTTAAGAAGCTCTTGCTTAAACACACGATATAAAAGACGACATAGCGATATGTCGTTTTGCTTTTATGCTTCTGGATAATTCCATGAATAATATTTACGCAAAACATCTCTGTCAATATAAAGATCTAGGGCTAATTTCTTACGAGGAAGCCTATCGAATCCAACAAGAGGCATGGAATGATGTTATTAAGACAAGAGGGCATAAACTATTTTTTTGCGAGCATGACCCCGTGTTCACCTTGGGAAAATTGGCCAAAGACGAACATTTTCTTTTATCTCAGGAATCTATTCAGAAGAAAGGAATTAAAGTCTTGCGTATTGACCGCGGCGGAGAGGTCACCTTTCACGGTCCGGGCCAAATTGTAGCTTATCCAATTTTTGATCTCAATGTTCTTGGAAAAGATCTTAAAGCTTATATACGGAAATTAGAGCAAGTTGCCATTGATTTCCTGCAACATTTTGATATAGTGGCTAGTAGCGTTGAGGGAAAAACCGGTGCCTGGGTGGGGAATCGAAAGATCGCCTCCATTGGTATCGGTGTTAAAAAATGGGTTTCTTACCACGGTATTGGGATCAATGTTAATACCGACTTAAACTTCTTTAAAATGGTTCGCCCCTGTGGCTTAGATGTGGAAATGATTTCTCTCCAAGCGCTATTAGGAGCTTCGGTTGATTTGAAAGACGCAAAAACGAAGTTGCTGAAGTCTTTCGCGCGTCATTTCGAGCTAAAATTTGCCTAAAAAGGAACAAAATTGACAGAAGTTAAAGTACCTGATCTTGGTGAGGAGATCAAAAAAGTAACGATTGCCTCCTGGCTGTGTAAATCCGGCGACCACGTCAAAAGCGGTGATGACCTTGTTGAACTTGTGACGGATAAAGCATCTTTCGCTATTGATGCGCCTGCTAGCGGAGTTATTCATAAAATTCTATTAAAAGAAGGAAGCGAAGCCAGTATCGGCGATGTGCTTGCATTGATCCAATAATCTCTCATGCCTCGCAGAATTCTCTTAATGTATATTTCGGAGGTCTCCGGACATCATCAGGCGACGCTTGCCATTGAGAAATCCG
The nucleotide sequence above comes from Candidatus Omnitrophota bacterium. Encoded proteins:
- the lipB gene encoding lipoyl(octanoyl) transferase LipB is translated as MNNIYAKHLCQYKDLGLISYEEAYRIQQEAWNDVIKTRGHKLFFCEHDPVFTLGKLAKDEHFLLSQESIQKKGIKVLRIDRGGEVTFHGPGQIVAYPIFDLNVLGKDLKAYIRKLEQVAIDFLQHFDIVASSVEGKTGAWVGNRKIASIGIGVKKWVSYHGIGINVNTDLNFFKMVRPCGLDVEMISLQALLGASVDLKDAKTKLLKSFARHFELKFA
- a CDS encoding isocitrate/isopropylmalate dehydrogenase family protein, translating into MSYNVTLIPGDGIGPEVAFAMKKCIDATGVKINWDEQPSGESAIKEFGTPLPEQTLASVRKNKVAIKGPIATPVGKGFRSVNVQLRQALDLFACVRPAKYFEGAKSIVKNIDLVIVRENTEDLYAGIEFDLKSKEALHLIKEINALSSRKINDDAAISIKPISVSASRRIIKYAFDYAVTHNRRKVTAVHKANIMKFSDGLFLRIAREVAEEYKGKIEFEDVIVDNMCMQLVQRANFFDVLVLPNLYGDIVSDLCAGLIGGLGIAPGANIGDSIALFEPVHGSAPKYAGKNKVNPTATILSGVLMLEHIKEKEAAQRLEAAVRAVIKAGKFVTYDLKPDRNDSSSVGTSEMADAICKELRS
- a CDS encoding lipoyl domain-containing protein; its protein translation is MTEVKVPDLGEEIKKVTIASWLCKSGDHVKSGDDLVELVTDKASFAIDAPASGVIHKILLKEGSEASIGDVLALIQ
- a CDS encoding pyridoxal phosphate-dependent aminotransferase, translating into MKVNQRIKTIVGSSTLAITARAKELKAQGKDIVNFAAGEPDFDTPDFIKKSAIEAIQKGFTKYTPSIGTIELREAISKKFKKDNQLEYPSSQIVVSCGAKHCIYDLIQVVVDDGEEVIIPSPYWVSYPEMVKLAGGVSKFVKTTQENDFKITASQLKEAVSSKTKVLILNSPSNPTGMIYSKAELQEIADICVSKNIFVISDEIYEKLTYEDKPYISIASLGKEIYDLTATVNGVSKAYSMTGWRIGYCAASKEIIGYVNRFQDHSTSNPSSISQMAALAALQASEESIAAMRQEFKKRRDLMVSCLRNIPEISFTVPQGAFYVFCNIEKLGMDSVTVAKRILDEVSVAIIPGDGFGADEYVRLSFATSSERITEGIKRIENWVKALPRK
- a CDS encoding type IV pilus twitching motility protein PilT; translated protein: MELRDLLLLTVQKKASDLHLTENTPPVLRIDGNLVLYKAAPLSRDEIKKMVYSMLSDYQKEKFEKELELDFSLALPGLDRFRANIHIQRSSVEVAFRRIPLFIPNIDELGLPSVVPDFARKPNGLVLVTGPTGMGKTTTLASMIDLINNERSSLIICIEDPIEYIHYNKKCIIKQREVHSDTHSFSEALKRCLRQDPDVIVVGEMRDLETIGTALTAAETGHLVLATLHTPDAPQTVQRIIDVFPPHQQQQVKLQLSDCLQGVVSQLLLPRASGHGRVLATEIMTVTPGIRNLIREQAIEQIPTAIQTGGQYGMKSMDKSLKELYQSGVINYEVALSKTKNPEEFRQL